Proteins encoded together in one Shewanella oneidensis MR-1 window:
- the hydG gene encoding [FeFe] hydrogenase H-cluster radical SAM maturase HydG, whose protein sequence is MSTHEHHSITLSDYNPNVNFIDDKAIWQTIEDASDPSREQVLAILDKARQCEGLSISETALLLQNQDKTLDEMLFSVAREIKNTIYGNRIVMFAPLYVSNHCANSCSYCGFNADNHELKRKTLKQDEIRQEVAILEEMGHKRILAVYGEHPRNNVQAIVESIQTMYSVKQGKGGEIRRINVNCAPMSVEDFKQLKTAAIGTYQCFQETYHQDTYSQVHLKGKKTDFLYRLYAMHRAMEAGIDDVGIGALFGLYDHRFELLAMLTHVQQLEKDCGVGPHTISFPRIEPAHGSAISEKPPYEVDDDCFKRIVAITRLAVPYTGLIMSTRESAALRKELLELGVSQISAGSRTAPGGYQDSKQNQHDAEQFSLGDHREMDEIIYELVTDSDAIPSFCTGCYRKGRTGDHFMGLAKQQFIGKFCQPNALITFKEYLNDYASEKTREAGNALIERELAKMSPSRARNVRGCLQKTDAGERDIYL, encoded by the coding sequence GAAGACGCCAGTGATCCAAGTCGCGAGCAAGTTCTCGCCATTCTCGACAAGGCGCGCCAGTGTGAAGGCTTAAGCATTAGCGAGACCGCCCTTTTGCTGCAAAACCAAGATAAGACCTTGGATGAAATGCTTTTTAGCGTCGCCCGTGAGATTAAAAACACTATTTACGGCAACCGTATTGTGATGTTTGCACCGCTGTATGTATCGAATCATTGCGCCAACAGTTGTAGTTATTGCGGCTTTAACGCCGATAACCATGAGCTCAAACGTAAAACCTTAAAACAGGATGAGATCCGCCAAGAGGTTGCGATCCTTGAAGAAATGGGCCACAAGCGGATCCTTGCAGTCTATGGCGAACATCCTCGCAACAATGTGCAAGCCATTGTTGAAAGTATTCAAACCATGTACAGCGTTAAGCAGGGCAAGGGCGGAGAAATACGCCGTATCAACGTCAACTGCGCGCCAATGAGTGTGGAGGACTTTAAGCAACTTAAAACCGCGGCGATAGGCACTTATCAATGCTTCCAAGAAACCTATCATCAAGACACCTACAGCCAAGTCCATCTTAAAGGTAAAAAAACCGACTTTTTATACCGCCTCTACGCCATGCACAGGGCGATGGAAGCAGGAATTGACGATGTCGGCATTGGCGCCCTCTTTGGCCTGTATGATCATAGATTCGAGCTCCTTGCCATGCTCACCCATGTTCAGCAACTCGAAAAAGACTGTGGCGTTGGCCCACACACTATCTCCTTTCCGCGGATTGAACCCGCCCATGGCTCTGCTATCAGTGAAAAGCCGCCCTATGAGGTCGATGATGACTGCTTTAAGCGCATTGTTGCCATCACTCGCCTTGCCGTGCCTTATACAGGGTTAATTATGAGCACGCGGGAAAGTGCAGCGCTGCGCAAAGAACTATTAGAACTCGGGGTTTCACAAATCAGCGCAGGCTCGCGTACCGCGCCGGGTGGATATCAAGACAGCAAACAAAATCAACATGATGCCGAGCAATTCAGCCTTGGTGACCACCGAGAAATGGACGAAATCATCTATGAATTAGTCACCGACTCGGATGCCATCCCCTCCTTCTGCACTGGCTGTTACCGCAAAGGGCGAACTGGCGATCATTTTATGGGATTAGCCAAACAGCAGTTTATTGGTAAATTCTGCCAGCCCAATGCATTGATCACCTTTAAGGAATATTTGAACGATTACGCCAGTGAAAAGACCCGCGAGGCTGGCAATGCGCTGATAGAGCGAGAGCTGGCTAAAATGAGCCCGTCACGGGCACGCAATGTGCGCGGCTGTTTGCAAAAAACCGATGCGGGTGAACGGGATATCTATCTGTAA
- the hydE gene encoding [FeFe] hydrogenase H-cluster radical SAM maturase HydE, which yields MITRPSPPAPVTQPTSVKPTLLNTVFSYAEILSLLQGQDDEWLFSRAKLATELEFNQQVYLRGIVEFSNHCRNHCHYCGLRTENRQVTRYRLSNEEILNAVDSIAELGLGTVVLQSGDDFNYSGNRISTLITEIKRHHNLAITLSLGDRKHQELEKWREAGADRYLLKMETFDRALFAQCRPKANFDERIARLNYLKSLGYQTGSGIIVDLPGMTDAILARDIQHLSELQLDMLACGPFIAHHQTPFTTSPNGSALKSHRVSAILRLMNPGANIPATSSLDALDKGAREQALKRGCNVIMPSFTPTKVSGDYSIYPGKNQQQHPAAERLNQVCQQIQRHGLIPSFSRGDSKRTQYVSRH from the coding sequence ATGATCACTCGCCCTAGCCCGCCGGCGCCAGTCACTCAGCCAACGTCCGTTAAACCGACGTTGCTTAACACAGTGTTTTCCTATGCCGAAATCCTTTCGCTACTTCAGGGGCAAGACGACGAATGGCTATTTAGTCGCGCAAAGCTCGCCACTGAGTTGGAATTTAATCAACAGGTGTATTTACGCGGCATTGTCGAATTTTCGAATCACTGTCGTAACCACTGCCATTACTGTGGTTTACGCACCGAAAATCGGCAGGTAACACGCTATCGGCTCTCGAACGAAGAAATCCTTAACGCAGTGGATAGCATAGCCGAGCTGGGACTAGGTACTGTGGTGCTGCAATCGGGGGATGACTTTAACTACAGCGGCAATCGTATTAGTACCCTTATTACTGAAATTAAACGTCACCACAATCTAGCAATCACTCTGTCACTGGGTGATCGCAAACATCAAGAGCTGGAAAAATGGCGCGAAGCGGGCGCAGATCGCTATTTGCTCAAAATGGAAACCTTCGACCGCGCCCTCTTTGCTCAGTGTCGCCCTAAAGCCAATTTTGACGAGCGCATTGCAAGGCTCAATTATCTTAAGTCACTGGGATATCAAACTGGCTCAGGAATTATTGTCGATTTACCGGGAATGACGGATGCAATCTTAGCCCGTGATATTCAGCATTTATCTGAGTTGCAGCTCGATATGCTCGCCTGCGGCCCCTTTATCGCCCATCACCAAACGCCGTTTACGACTTCGCCCAATGGCAGCGCGCTTAAGAGTCACAGGGTGAGCGCTATTTTGCGACTGATGAATCCGGGGGCGAATATTCCCGCCACCAGTTCACTCGACGCCCTCGATAAGGGCGCAAGAGAGCAGGCACTCAAACGGGGATGTAATGTGATTATGCCTTCCTTTACACCAACAAAGGTCAGTGGCGATTACAGCATCTATCCAGGAAAAAACCAGCAGCAACACCCCGCAGCAGAGCGACTTAACCAAGTCTGCCAGCAAATTCAACGCCATGGGCTAATACCCTCCTTTAGCCGTGGTGATTCAAAAAGGACTCAATATGTGTCAAGGCATTAA
- the hydF gene encoding [FeFe] hydrogenase H-cluster maturation GTPase HydF has product MCQGINPQEHSQAQSAPRGMRYHIALVGRRNSGKSSLLNMLAGQQISIVSDIKGTTTDAVAKAYELQPLGPVTFYDTAGIDDEGTLGAMRVSATRRVLFRSDMALLVVDEQGLCPSDMALIDEIRQLQMPILMVFNKADICTPKAEDIAFCQNQSLPFIVVSAATGLAGKQLKQLMVELAPAEYKQEPLLAGDLYQAGDVILCVVPIDMAAPKGRLILPQVQILREALDRSAIAMVVKETELAQALSVVTPKLVISDAQAIKQVAAIVPDAVPLTTFSTLFARFKGDLAALATGADALDTLQDGDKVLISEACSHNVQEDDIGRVKLPRWINSYTGKQLEFVVTSGHDFPNDLEQYALVIHCGACMFNRNEMLRRIRECQRRQVPITNYGVAISKLQGVLPRVLTPFNRNPQQ; this is encoded by the coding sequence ATGTGTCAAGGCATTAATCCACAAGAACATTCCCAAGCCCAATCGGCGCCAAGAGGGATGCGTTACCATATCGCCTTGGTCGGGCGGCGTAATTCGGGGAAATCCTCCTTACTCAATATGCTTGCAGGGCAGCAAATCTCGATAGTATCCGATATAAAAGGCACGACGACAGATGCCGTGGCCAAGGCTTATGAGTTACAGCCCTTGGGACCTGTAACCTTTTACGATACCGCTGGCATCGACGATGAAGGGACATTAGGTGCAATGCGAGTGAGCGCCACTCGTAGAGTGTTGTTCCGCTCCGATATGGCACTCTTAGTCGTTGATGAGCAGGGACTATGCCCCTCAGACATGGCATTAATAGACGAAATACGCCAATTGCAGATGCCAATACTTATGGTATTCAATAAGGCCGATATCTGCACACCCAAAGCTGAGGATATTGCCTTTTGCCAGAATCAATCCTTACCCTTTATTGTCGTTTCTGCCGCCACAGGTCTTGCGGGTAAACAGCTTAAGCAGTTGATGGTCGAATTAGCGCCCGCGGAATATAAGCAGGAGCCGCTCCTAGCGGGCGACCTCTATCAAGCGGGGGACGTTATTCTCTGCGTCGTCCCTATCGATATGGCCGCACCTAAAGGGCGTCTGATCTTGCCACAGGTGCAAATACTGCGTGAGGCGCTCGATCGCAGCGCGATCGCTATGGTCGTCAAAGAAACAGAACTCGCGCAGGCATTATCTGTCGTTACGCCTAAACTGGTGATTTCCGACGCCCAAGCGATTAAGCAAGTCGCCGCCATCGTGCCAGACGCCGTCCCTCTCACCACCTTCTCGACCCTGTTTGCCCGTTTTAAAGGCGATTTAGCTGCACTCGCCACTGGAGCTGATGCCCTAGATACTCTGCAAGATGGCGACAAAGTGCTGATCAGTGAAGCCTGTAGCCACAATGTACAGGAAGATGATATTGGCCGAGTTAAACTCCCCCGCTGGATCAATAGCTACACAGGCAAACAACTCGAGTTTGTAGTCACATCAGGACACGACTTTCCCAATGATTTAGAGCAATATGCCCTCGTTATTCACTGCGGCGCTTGTATGTTTAATCGCAATGAAATGCTCCGTCGCATCCGCGAATGTCAACGGCGGCAGGTGCCCATCACTAACTATGGGGTGGCGATTTCTAAATTACAGGGCGTGCTGCCTCGAGTGCTTACGCCTTTTAACCGCAATCCTCAGCAATAG
- the rplI gene encoding 50S ribosomal protein L9 — translation MNVILLDKIANLGNLGDQVAVKAGYARNYLLPQGKAVVANESNVKVFEARRAELEAKLAADLAAANQRAEKIAALEAVVIASKAGDEGKLFGSVGNRDIADAVTAAGVELAKSEVRLPLGALRTTGDFEVEVQLHTEVKAVVKVSIVAEA, via the coding sequence ATGAACGTTATTCTGCTTGATAAAATCGCTAACCTGGGTAACCTGGGTGACCAAGTTGCAGTTAAAGCTGGTTACGCTCGTAACTACCTGCTGCCACAAGGTAAAGCTGTTGTTGCTAACGAAAGCAACGTTAAAGTATTTGAAGCTCGTCGCGCTGAATTAGAAGCTAAATTAGCTGCTGATCTGGCTGCTGCTAACCAACGTGCTGAGAAAATCGCTGCCCTGGAAGCTGTTGTTATTGCTTCTAAAGCTGGTGATGAAGGCAAACTGTTTGGTTCAGTTGGCAACCGCGACATCGCTGATGCAGTAACTGCAGCTGGCGTTGAACTGGCTAAATCAGAAGTTCGTTTACCATTAGGCGCTCTGCGTACTACTGGCGACTTCGAAGTTGAAGTTCAGTTACACACTGAAGTTAAAGCTGTTGTTAAAGTTTCTATCGTTGCAGAAGCTTAA
- the rpsR gene encoding 30S ribosomal protein S18 has product MARYFRRRKFCRFTAEGVAEIDYKDIVTLKNYITESGKIVPSRITGTSAKYQRQLARAIKRARYLSLLPYTDLHQ; this is encoded by the coding sequence ATGGCACGTTATTTCCGTCGTCGCAAGTTCTGCCGTTTCACCGCTGAAGGTGTTGCAGAAATTGATTACAAAGATATCGTTACTTTAAAGAACTACATCACTGAAAGCGGCAAAATCGTTCCAAGCCGTATCACTGGTACTAGTGCTAAATATCAGCGTCAACTAGCTCGCGCTATCAAGCGTGCTCGTTATCTTTCTCTACTGCCATACACTGATTTACATCAGTAA
- the priB gene encoding primosomal replication protein N has translation MTTNNLVLSGTITRSRRFKSPAGIAHSVIMLEHKSQRYEADMLRNVYVQIQVILSGPRFESVADNLKAGVEVQVQGFMTLQQGRNGQNRLVIHAENVELKT, from the coding sequence GTGACCACCAATAACTTGGTGTTGTCAGGAACGATAACTCGTTCCAGACGCTTTAAAAGCCCAGCAGGCATTGCACATAGTGTAATCATGCTAGAACACAAATCGCAGCGTTATGAAGCAGATATGCTTCGCAATGTCTACGTTCAAATACAAGTGATTTTGAGTGGCCCGCGCTTTGAAAGCGTTGCAGATAATCTGAAAGCAGGTGTGGAAGTGCAAGTTCAAGGTTTTATGACGCTTCAACAGGGGCGAAATGGCCAAAATCGCTTAGTCATCCATGCCGAAAATGTCGAATTGAAAACTTAG
- the rpsF gene encoding 30S ribosomal protein S6, which produces MRHYEIVFMVHPDQSEQVPGMIERYTGAITEANGKIHRLEDWGRRQLAYPIQDLHKAHYVLMNVEAPAETIEELETAFRFNDAVLRNMVMRTKGAITEASPMAKAKDERDSRRGPAGDRSYDEANAEEIAE; this is translated from the coding sequence ATGCGTCATTACGAAATCGTATTTATGGTTCACCCAGATCAAAGTGAACAAGTACCAGGTATGATTGAGCGTTACACCGGTGCAATCACCGAAGCTAACGGCAAAATCCACCGTTTAGAAGATTGGGGCCGTCGTCAACTGGCTTACCCAATCCAAGACCTGCACAAAGCTCACTACGTTCTGATGAACGTTGAAGCACCAGCAGAGACGATTGAAGAGCTAGAAACTGCTTTCCGTTTCAACGACGCAGTTCTGCGTAACATGGTAATGCGTACTAAAGGTGCCATCACCGAAGCATCTCCAATGGCGAAAGCTAAAGATGAGCGCGATTCACGTCGTGGCCCAGCTGGCGACCGCTCATATGATGAAGCTAACGCTGAAGAAATCGCTGAGTAA
- a CDS encoding DUF481 domain-containing protein, protein MLKFIAPSSLFFISFQSVALVPPDYKEPANDFTAEVEAGLQLNMGNTESSSFNGRTQLIFDTKQTKQEAVLKAYFASEKNQTTSEKYELQLQSNYKLDRGYIFGRGDFTWDQFGSYTKISIFSIGYGFDALNSYRTKLSLEVGPGYRYNLPTESLAESNPEAEKDVILRTAAKVSQKLQEYTSINADLTAEVGDKNNTLTLDMNYKNLVFQDWAFKIGVNIKYTEEVPEDSKHTDTITTFNLLYTFR, encoded by the coding sequence ATGCTAAAATTTATCGCACCAAGCAGCCTTTTTTTTATTTCATTTCAATCTGTTGCTCTTGTCCCTCCTGATTATAAGGAGCCTGCGAATGATTTTACTGCAGAAGTCGAAGCCGGTTTGCAATTGAACATGGGTAATACCGAATCCAGCAGTTTTAATGGTCGTACTCAACTGATTTTCGATACCAAGCAAACAAAGCAAGAGGCAGTATTAAAGGCTTATTTTGCATCAGAAAAAAACCAAACCACTTCTGAAAAATATGAACTGCAGTTACAAAGTAACTATAAACTCGATCGAGGTTATATTTTTGGCCGGGGAGATTTTACGTGGGATCAGTTCGGTAGCTACACGAAAATATCAATATTTTCTATTGGTTATGGTTTTGATGCACTCAACAGTTACCGAACAAAACTGAGCCTCGAAGTCGGTCCTGGTTATCGTTATAACTTACCAACCGAATCACTTGCCGAATCCAATCCCGAGGCTGAAAAAGACGTCATTTTACGTACTGCGGCGAAGGTATCCCAAAAACTTCAGGAATACACCAGTATCAATGCCGATTTGACTGCCGAAGTGGGCGATAAGAACAATACCTTAACCTTAGACATGAACTATAAAAATCTTGTATTTCAAGACTGGGCTTTCAAAATCGGCGTTAACATTAAATACACAGAGGAAGTACCTGAGGACAGCAAGCATACCGACACTATCACGACCTTCAATTTACTCTATACCTTTAGATAA
- a CDS encoding MFS transporter has protein sequence MANQLRTFASLYSTTLLTVLAGGLLTTYLGLRLSVIHVPQLWIGGMMSAYYVGLVAGSKIGHRLIAQVGHIRAFVASAGIVAACALGHALVDQLAVWLLLRLIVGMGMMCQYMVLESWLNEQAESSQRGTVFASYMIVSYFGLILGQGAISLYPELGLEPLLLIAICFALCIVPISLTRRIHPAPLVPAPLKIAHYWQKAPQALTTIAIGSMIVGSFYGLAPAYASNLGLPPEKVATYMTATILAGLLAQWPMGKLSDIMSRSRLIRINCVLLGILALGIALTPYHPTVSLVMTFLFGILGFTFYPLATALANSRVEQSERVGLSATILLTFGMGASIGPLIASTLMQWFGNSMLYGFMSACTVILFLRLRYVHSQQKAETNVTQDYMMATGDLVSSPLAAALDPRVDVESVQEHMTPTPQEDQEDLGADTNEDAENDNEHQLTFEFQFDPEPAFIPEVENQVTAHNLDAVKTS, from the coding sequence ATGGCTAATCAGCTGCGCACTTTTGCCTCTTTATATAGTACGACCCTTTTGACTGTGCTCGCGGGTGGCTTACTGACCACCTACTTAGGTCTGCGTCTCTCTGTGATACATGTTCCACAGCTATGGATTGGCGGCATGATGTCAGCGTACTATGTCGGCCTTGTTGCAGGTTCTAAGATAGGCCATCGACTAATAGCACAAGTGGGCCATATCCGCGCCTTTGTCGCCAGTGCGGGGATTGTCGCCGCCTGCGCGCTTGGCCACGCACTCGTGGATCAATTAGCGGTTTGGCTCCTATTAAGACTGATTGTCGGCATGGGCATGATGTGTCAATACATGGTGCTCGAAAGTTGGCTCAATGAGCAGGCAGAAAGTAGCCAACGCGGTACAGTGTTTGCCAGCTACATGATCGTCTCGTACTTCGGCTTGATATTAGGCCAAGGTGCCATCAGCCTGTATCCCGAATTAGGTCTAGAGCCACTATTGCTGATAGCCATTTGCTTCGCCCTATGCATAGTTCCGATTTCTTTAACGCGGCGAATTCACCCCGCGCCACTGGTGCCTGCACCCTTAAAAATCGCTCACTATTGGCAAAAGGCTCCGCAAGCACTGACCACCATCGCCATCGGCAGCATGATTGTCGGATCTTTTTACGGTCTCGCACCCGCCTATGCGAGCAATCTTGGTCTGCCTCCAGAAAAAGTCGCCACCTACATGACCGCGACAATTTTAGCCGGTCTACTTGCCCAATGGCCAATGGGAAAATTATCCGACATTATGTCCCGTAGCCGACTTATCCGTATTAACTGCGTGCTGCTTGGGATCTTAGCCTTAGGCATCGCCCTCACTCCATATCATCCAACAGTCTCACTGGTGATGACGTTTCTATTCGGTATCCTAGGCTTTACCTTTTACCCCTTAGCAACCGCACTGGCGAACTCCCGTGTCGAGCAAAGTGAAAGGGTTGGACTGTCGGCAACCATTTTGCTCACCTTTGGCATGGGCGCCAGTATCGGCCCGCTTATCGCCTCGACCCTCATGCAATGGTTTGGTAACAGTATGCTCTACGGTTTTATGTCGGCCTGTACTGTAATCCTGTTTTTACGACTACGTTATGTTCACTCGCAGCAAAAGGCCGAAACGAATGTCACCCAAGACTATATGATGGCAACCGGTGACTTAGTCTCATCACCACTGGCCGCAGCGCTCGATCCGAGGGTAGATGTAGAATCGGTTCAGGAACACATGACACCGACACCGCAGGAAGATCAAGAAGATTTAGGTGCCGATACCAATGAAGATGCTGAAAATGACAACGAGCACCAACTCACATTCGAGTTTCAATTTGACCCCGAGCCAGCTTTCATCCCTGAGGTTGAAAACCAAGTCACAGCGCACAATCTTGATGCAGTGAAAACCAGCTAA
- the rlmB gene encoding 23S rRNA (guanosine(2251)-2'-O)-methyltransferase RlmB, with protein MKKQDIIFGIHAVEALLKHSPERIIELWLLQGREDERLTPLIRQAKAFGTSIQVTSRKVLDEKAESTQHQGIVARVKAAKILAEHDLDELLAKTDLPFLLILDGVTDPHNLGACLRNADAAGVQGIIVPKDNSVGLTAVVSKVACGAAETVPLFQVTNLARTMRHLQEKGVWIVGTAGEADCELYQADLKGPLAIAMGAEGKGLRRLSRECCDTLVSIPMSGSVSSLNVSVATGICLFEAVRQRRS; from the coding sequence ATGAAAAAACAAGATATTATTTTTGGGATCCACGCAGTTGAAGCCCTGTTAAAGCATAGCCCTGAGCGCATTATCGAACTTTGGTTGTTGCAGGGCCGTGAGGATGAGCGTTTAACTCCGCTGATCCGCCAAGCGAAAGCCTTTGGCACGAGTATTCAAGTGACTTCACGCAAAGTGTTGGACGAGAAAGCCGAAAGTACTCAGCACCAAGGCATTGTTGCCCGTGTGAAAGCGGCAAAAATCTTGGCTGAGCATGACTTAGATGAGCTGTTAGCTAAGACTGATTTACCGTTTTTATTGATTTTAGATGGCGTGACTGACCCGCACAATCTAGGTGCTTGCTTACGTAACGCCGATGCGGCGGGCGTGCAGGGTATTATTGTGCCAAAGGATAACTCCGTTGGCTTAACGGCAGTGGTCAGTAAGGTTGCTTGTGGCGCTGCTGAAACCGTGCCGTTATTCCAAGTGACTAACCTAGCCCGTACTATGCGTCATCTACAGGAAAAGGGTGTGTGGATTGTCGGTACGGCGGGTGAGGCGGATTGTGAATTGTATCAAGCCGATCTTAAAGGGCCATTAGCTATTGCGATGGGCGCCGAAGGCAAAGGCTTACGCCGCCTCAGCCGTGAGTGTTGTGATACTTTAGTCTCTATTCCGATGTCGGGTAGTGTTTCTAGTTTAAACGTGTCAGTGGCGACGGGCATTTGTTTGTTCGAAGCCGTGCGTCAGCGCCGTAGTTAA
- the rnr gene encoding ribonuclease R yields the protein MIKDPHFEREQDKYENPIPSREYIIEYLRSQKSPITRDSIAAALQIHDEEQLEALRRRLRAMERDGELVFTRGQSYGLPEKMDLISGTVLGHKEGYGFFKPDEGGDDLFISNRDMLMYFHGDKVLAQKVGMDRKGRREARIVRLIQPRSAAIVGRFHVDSGMAFVIADDKRITQEILIASEDRNGARQGDVVVVELTRRPGRFVKAAGKVTEVLGKQMAPGMEIEIALRNYDLPHTWSAAIEKKLRRIPDEVTESDKVGRVDLRSLPLVTIDGEDARDFDDAVYAEVKPSGGWRLWVAIADVSYYVRTDSALDTEARARGNSVYFPSQVIPMLPEKISNGLCSLNPHVDRLCMVAEMTISARGKLSGYKFYPAVMHSHARFTYTQVAAMLEGGPIAPEHEALFVHLQCLQSLYLALDEQRAERGAIAFETIETQFIFNDQRKIDKIVPRARNQAHKIIEECMILANVSAAKFVKKHKGEILYRVHESPSEQKLANFKEFLAERGLSMGGGLEPTPADYQNVMLQIADRPDAELIQVMLLRSMRQAIYTPDNEGHFGLALEEYAHFTSPIRRYPDLVLHRVIRYLLAKEKGEANEKWTPDGGYHYQLDELDQLGEECSTTERRADEATRDVSDWLKCEFMQDHVGDTFEAVIASVTNFGLFVRLNDLFIDGLVHISSLGSDYYQFDPMRQRLIGEHTGQVYQVGDPVTVKVAAVNLDDRQIDLMMLGDSGKGGRRKAAPSRDKPMTARERVNREGAKMAKTAKSSGAKSKAGSGKAASKSKSKAGTKPKKSVKDTAKKPKAAKRSTRKK from the coding sequence ATGATAAAAGACCCTCATTTTGAGCGTGAACAGGATAAGTACGAAAACCCTATCCCAAGTCGTGAGTATATTATCGAGTACTTACGTTCTCAAAAATCACCTATTACCCGTGACAGCATTGCTGCTGCATTACAGATCCATGATGAAGAGCAGTTAGAAGCTCTGCGTCGTCGTTTACGGGCGATGGAGCGCGATGGTGAATTGGTGTTTACCCGCGGTCAAAGCTACGGCTTACCTGAAAAAATGGATCTGATTTCTGGCACAGTGCTGGGTCATAAAGAAGGCTATGGCTTCTTTAAACCTGACGAAGGTGGCGACGATTTATTTATCTCCAACCGTGATATGTTGATGTATTTCCACGGCGATAAAGTATTGGCGCAGAAGGTCGGAATGGACCGTAAAGGTCGTCGTGAAGCCCGTATCGTGCGACTTATTCAGCCTCGAAGTGCTGCGATTGTTGGCCGATTCCATGTCGATAGCGGCATGGCATTTGTGATTGCCGATGATAAACGCATTACCCAAGAAATCTTAATTGCAAGCGAAGATCGCAATGGCGCCCGTCAAGGCGATGTGGTGGTGGTGGAATTAACCCGCCGTCCCGGTCGATTCGTTAAAGCCGCAGGTAAAGTGACCGAAGTGCTCGGCAAACAAATGGCGCCTGGAATGGAAATCGAAATTGCCCTGCGTAATTACGATCTTCCCCATACGTGGTCGGCTGCAATTGAAAAGAAACTGCGCCGTATTCCCGATGAAGTGACTGAGTCTGATAAAGTCGGTCGTGTCGATCTGCGCAGTCTGCCTTTAGTGACGATTGATGGTGAAGATGCCCGCGACTTTGACGATGCGGTATATGCCGAAGTCAAGCCTAGTGGTGGCTGGCGTCTGTGGGTGGCGATTGCGGATGTTAGTTACTATGTACGCACCGATTCAGCCTTAGATACCGAAGCACGCGCCCGTGGTAACTCGGTGTACTTCCCGTCGCAAGTGATCCCAATGCTGCCGGAGAAGATCTCTAACGGCTTGTGTTCACTCAATCCCCATGTAGACCGCCTCTGTATGGTTGCTGAAATGACGATTTCAGCCCGTGGTAAGCTGTCGGGTTATAAATTTTATCCGGCGGTGATGCATTCACACGCGCGTTTTACTTACACCCAAGTTGCAGCCATGCTCGAAGGCGGGCCGATTGCGCCTGAACATGAAGCACTCTTTGTGCATCTTCAATGCTTACAGTCGCTTTATTTAGCGCTTGATGAACAGCGCGCCGAGCGCGGTGCGATAGCATTTGAGACGATAGAAACGCAGTTTATTTTTAACGACCAGCGCAAGATCGATAAGATTGTGCCAAGAGCTCGAAATCAAGCTCATAAAATCATTGAAGAATGTATGATTTTGGCCAACGTATCGGCTGCTAAGTTTGTGAAAAAGCATAAGGGTGAAATCCTTTATCGAGTGCATGAGTCGCCCTCAGAGCAAAAACTGGCTAACTTTAAAGAGTTTTTGGCCGAGCGCGGCTTAAGCATGGGCGGTGGACTTGAGCCGACGCCGGCGGATTACCAAAATGTGATGTTGCAGATTGCCGATCGCCCCGATGCTGAACTCATTCAAGTGATGTTGCTGCGATCAATGCGCCAAGCTATCTACACGCCTGATAATGAAGGCCATTTTGGTTTAGCACTGGAAGAATACGCACATTTTACCTCGCCAATTCGCCGTTATCCGGATTTGGTGCTTCACCGTGTTATCCGCTATTTGTTGGCGAAGGAAAAGGGCGAAGCCAATGAAAAATGGACTCCAGATGGTGGCTACCACTATCAACTCGATGAGTTAGACCAATTAGGCGAAGAATGTTCTACTACTGAGCGCCGCGCCGACGAGGCTACCCGTGATGTAAGTGACTGGCTGAAATGTGAATTTATGCAGGACCATGTGGGTGACACCTTTGAGGCCGTGATTGCCTCTGTCACTAACTTTGGTTTATTCGTTCGCTTAAATGACTTATTTATCGATGGCTTAGTGCATATTTCTAGCCTTGGCAGCGATTATTATCAATTTGATCCTATGCGTCAGCGTTTGATTGGCGAGCATACCGGACAAGTCTATCAGGTGGGCGACCCCGTCACGGTTAAAGTGGCCGCGGTAAACTTGGATGATAGACAGATAGACTTAATGATGCTCGGCGATAGTGGCAAAGGTGGACGCCGCAAGGCTGCGCCGAGTCGTGATAAACCTATGACGGCCCGTGAGCGTGTTAATCGCGAAGGTGCGAAAATGGCCAAAACGGCTAAATCGTCTGGGGCTAAGTCTAAAGCGGGTTCAGGAAAAGCGGCGAGCAAGTCCAAGTCAAAAGCGGGCACTAAGCCTAAGAAAAGCGTAAAAGATACGGCGAAAAAGCCAAAGGCCGCGAAGCGGAGCACGAGAAAGAAGTAA